One window of Nostoc sp. C052 genomic DNA carries:
- a CDS encoding GNAT family N-acetyltransferase, which produces MINIRDETLADYTRIAEVNTLAFGQENEAKLVEKIRRSDRYISELSLVAEVENVVVGHILFSYIDLVDDETLQVLGLAPLAVHPQFQRQGIGSTLIKAGLEIAEAKGETIVIVLGHPEFYTCFGFQSSVVYEIESPFPVPEDVFMVKPLQSYHQKYKGKVIYPPAFHGV; this is translated from the coding sequence ATGATTAACATCCGTGATGAAACTCTGGCAGACTACACAAGAATAGCTGAGGTGAATACATTAGCCTTTGGGCAGGAAAACGAGGCTAAACTTGTGGAAAAAATTCGCCGTTCTGACCGCTATATTTCAGAACTTTCTCTAGTTGCAGAGGTTGAAAATGTTGTAGTTGGTCATATTTTATTTAGTTATATTGACCTCGTGGATGATGAAACATTACAGGTACTTGGTCTAGCGCCTTTAGCAGTTCATCCACAATTTCAAAGACAAGGTATTGGCAGCACACTCATAAAAGCAGGGTTAGAAATAGCAGAGGCAAAGGGAGAAACCATAGTTATTGTACTAGGTCATCCAGAATTTTATACTTGCTTTGGCTTTCAATCTTCAGTTGTTTATGAAATCGAGTCTCCTTTTCCAGTACCAGAGGATGTATTTATGGTTAAACCGCTGCAAAGCTATCACCAAAAATATAAGGGGAAAGTTATTTATCCACCAGCTTTTCATGGAGTATAA
- the hpxZ gene encoding oxalurate catabolism protein HpxZ, which yields MTTINDPAVVAEVTNLYLKYEDALSNNNLDVMDSLFWDAPEVVRFGITENLYGGDEVRNFRQNRPNPKIEREISNLKVVTFGKDAATVTLEFRRIINGVERFGRQSQTWYRFTEGWKVVSAHVSLLPV from the coding sequence ATGACTACTATAAATGACCCTGCTGTTGTCGCTGAAGTAACTAATTTGTACCTGAAGTACGAAGATGCCCTTTCTAATAACAATTTGGATGTGATGGATAGCTTATTTTGGGATGCGCCCGAAGTAGTTCGCTTTGGCATCACAGAAAACCTCTATGGTGGCGATGAGGTTCGTAACTTTCGCCAGAATCGACCAAACCCAAAAATAGAGCGAGAAATCTCGAATCTCAAGGTTGTAACCTTTGGGAAAGATGCAGCAACCGTGACTTTAGAGTTTCGCCGGATTATCAATGGTGTAGAGCGTTTCGGGCGACAAAGCCAGACTTGGTACAGGTTTACCGAAGGCTGGAAGGTGGTTTCAGCCCATGTTTCATTATTGCCAGTGTGA
- the speY gene encoding deoxyhypusine synthase has protein sequence MSKQLGQKIAPTPISNDINVVDLIDQYFTAYNSARLREICQLLSRDVLTEGVTVGVSLSGAMTPAGFGVSALAPLIRNGFIDWMISTGANLYHDMHYGLGFELFAGNPFLDDVKLRQEGTIRIYDIIFGYDVLLETDAFIRKILQGEAFQKRMGTAEFHHLLGKYVREVEKQLGVQHSCLLATAYEYGVPIYTSSPGDSSIGMNVAALALEGSQLVIDPSIDVNETAAIAYNARESGGKSAAVILGGGSPKNFLLQTQPQLHEVLGLEERGHDYFVQFTDARPDTGGLSGATPSEAVSWGKIDPDELPNTIVCYTDSTIALPLVTAYVLNKCQPRPLKRIYDRREAILDKLQKDYLAAKTQPSDRIPAVVAESASQQTATYPCGRLIPNTH, from the coding sequence ATGTCTAAACAGCTGGGTCAAAAAATCGCACCCACACCTATATCGAATGATATCAATGTGGTGGATTTGATCGATCAATACTTCACCGCTTACAACTCAGCGCGGTTACGGGAAATCTGTCAACTACTGAGTCGCGATGTGCTAACGGAAGGTGTTACGGTGGGAGTTAGCCTTTCCGGTGCGATGACGCCAGCAGGATTTGGGGTTTCAGCGCTTGCACCCTTAATTCGCAACGGCTTTATTGACTGGATGATTAGTACTGGTGCAAATCTTTACCACGATATGCACTACGGATTAGGTTTTGAACTTTTTGCTGGTAATCCATTTTTGGATGATGTGAAACTGCGCCAAGAAGGCACTATTCGCATTTACGACATTATCTTTGGTTACGATGTGCTGCTAGAAACTGATGCGTTTATCCGCAAAATTCTCCAAGGAGAAGCATTTCAAAAGCGGATGGGAACGGCTGAGTTTCACCATTTACTAGGTAAATATGTCCGAGAAGTCGAAAAGCAATTGGGTGTGCAACATTCTTGTTTGTTAGCTACAGCTTATGAATACGGCGTACCGATTTATACGTCTTCTCCAGGAGATAGCTCAATTGGGATGAATGTGGCAGCTCTAGCATTGGAAGGTTCGCAGTTAGTGATAGATCCATCAATTGACGTAAATGAGACAGCAGCGATCGCATATAATGCCCGTGAATCAGGAGGTAAAAGTGCAGCTGTAATTCTCGGCGGCGGTAGTCCTAAGAACTTTTTACTACAAACTCAACCGCAACTTCACGAGGTTTTAGGACTAGAAGAAAGAGGACACGATTACTTTGTGCAGTTTACCGATGCGCGTCCAGATACAGGCGGTTTATCTGGGGCAACCCCATCGGAAGCTGTCAGTTGGGGTAAGATTGACCCAGATGAGTTACCTAACACAATCGTTTGTTATACCGATAGCACGATCGCTTTACCACTAGTAACAGCGTATGTGTTGAATAAATGCCAACCTCGTCCCCTGAAGCGTATTTACGACAGGCGAGAAGCTATTTTAGATAAACTGCAAAAAGACTATCTAGCAGCCAAAACCCAACCATCAGATCGGATTCCAGCAGTAGTTGCTGAAAGTGCTTCACAGCAAACAGCGACTTATCCCTGTGGTCGGCTGATTCCCAATACTCACTAG
- a CDS encoding adenylate/guanylate cyclase domain-containing protein: MKDQVLDRIFNKPSFPLKFERLELDENFCIIDTSEQVQRFAEHPEDVIRGKDIRLSFPELRGLENILKSLLQGEQELFELPAVERYSEHNLYVYIDIYIIGEQQENKLIILIEDVTDRLVLKQKLAQQANETNLLSSALISCENYMEQVITSMADALLVTSNTGKIKRINHAAQKLFGFREEELINQPISLIIDNNQILLKAIYQHSYLKQKLQNLEVVCRTKTREKLLIAFSCSVIAKKTEGLEDIVYIGRDITAWQHREQRTSAQYAITRILSESQSIKQVIPQILQSICQNLGWDLAELWTPSQYIGTSVPGDSFNAVLRCVEIWSSRLISVREFKAITWQTTYTPGAGLPGRIWIRRLPLWIKDITEDGDKRRSQAATEAGLHAAFGFPILDDNEILGVMVFFSRDVQPKDKDLLQMMGSIGSQIAQFIKRKQVENALRESEERYRDLFENANDLIQAVNAYGRFLYVNRAWRKTLGYSEAEIANMSVFDIIHPEFKQHCLQRFYRVLSGEKLGQVTATFVTKDGQTIFLEGNINCKFVEGHPVAIRGIFRNVTQRLAAEAALRQQQEETERLLLNLLPAAISQEIQEEAASIAEDFIDVAVLFADIIGFSEIAASMSAIQLVNLLNPIFSAFDCLTEKHGLERIKTINDAYMVVGGLHTPHQDCAKAIAIMALDMQTAIALFNTENNQNFSIRIGIHSSSVVAEEIDLNESSTCDLWRDTLSIASCMESQGIAGKIQVTEDIYKSLCNEFLFEKRGEIKVKGKEKMTTYLLIGRKA; encoded by the coding sequence ATGAAAGACCAAGTATTAGACCGGATTTTTAATAAACCTTCTTTTCCCCTTAAATTTGAACGCCTGGAACTTGATGAAAATTTCTGCATCATCGATACATCCGAGCAAGTACAACGATTTGCAGAACATCCTGAGGACGTGATTCGGGGAAAAGATATCCGGCTAAGTTTTCCTGAGTTGAGAGGACTTGAAAATATCCTGAAATCTCTTCTACAAGGAGAGCAAGAACTGTTTGAATTACCAGCAGTTGAACGATATTCAGAGCATAATCTTTATGTATATATAGATATATATATTATCGGCGAACAGCAAGAAAATAAATTAATTATCCTGATTGAAGATGTTACCGACAGGCTTGTTTTAAAGCAAAAGCTAGCACAGCAAGCTAATGAAACGAATCTGCTATCAAGTGCTTTAATCTCATGTGAAAACTACATGGAACAGGTAATCACTTCAATGGCAGATGCTTTGTTAGTAACAAGTAACACAGGAAAAATAAAAAGAATTAATCATGCGGCTCAAAAGCTATTTGGTTTTAGGGAAGAAGAATTAATTAATCAACCAATATCACTGATTATTGACAATAATCAGATATTACTAAAAGCTATTTATCAGCATTCTTATTTGAAGCAAAAATTACAGAATCTAGAGGTAGTTTGTCGAACAAAAACTAGAGAAAAGCTGTTGATTGCTTTTTCTTGTTCAGTGATTGCAAAAAAAACAGAAGGACTAGAAGATATTGTCTACATTGGTCGAGATATTACTGCTTGGCAGCACCGAGAACAGCGTACAAGTGCCCAATATGCTATCACTCGGATATTATCAGAATCTCAAAGTATCAAGCAGGTAATTCCGCAAATTTTGCAGTCGATTTGTCAAAATCTAGGGTGGGATTTAGCCGAACTTTGGACACCAAGTCAATATATTGGCACTTCAGTACCAGGAGATAGTTTTAATGCAGTACTAAGGTGTGTGGAAATTTGGTCAAGTCGATTGATTTCTGTCCGAGAATTTAAAGCAATCACGTGGCAAACTACCTATACCCCTGGCGCTGGCTTACCTGGTCGAATTTGGATTAGACGTTTGCCTTTGTGGATTAAAGATATCACAGAAGATGGAGATAAAAGGCGATCGCAAGCTGCGACTGAGGCAGGATTACACGCAGCTTTTGGCTTCCCGATCTTAGATGATAATGAAATCTTAGGAGTGATGGTTTTCTTCAGTCGGGACGTACAACCAAAAGATAAAGACCTCTTGCAAATGATGGGTTCTATTGGTAGCCAAATCGCCCAGTTTATCAAACGCAAACAAGTAGAAAATGCTCTTAGAGAAAGTGAAGAACGATATCGAGATTTATTTGAAAATGCTAATGACTTGATTCAAGCTGTCAATGCTTATGGACGTTTTTTGTATGTTAATCGCGCTTGGCGAAAAACTCTGGGATATAGCGAAGCTGAAATTGCGAACATGAGTGTTTTCGATATTATACATCCAGAGTTTAAACAACACTGTTTGCAAAGGTTTTATCGCGTGCTATCAGGAGAAAAGCTTGGGCAAGTAACAGCTACATTCGTTACTAAAGATGGTCAAACAATCTTTCTAGAAGGTAACATTAACTGTAAATTTGTCGAAGGTCATCCGGTTGCGATTCGCGGCATTTTTCGTAATGTCACCCAGCGACTAGCCGCTGAAGCAGCGCTGCGCCAACAGCAAGAAGAAACCGAACGTTTATTGCTAAATCTTTTGCCAGCAGCAATTTCCCAAGAGATTCAAGAAGAAGCAGCTAGTATTGCCGAAGACTTCATTGATGTCGCAGTTTTATTTGCAGATATCATCGGCTTTAGCGAAATTGCTGCTTCTATGAGTGCAATTCAACTAGTTAACTTACTCAACCCAATTTTCTCAGCTTTCGATTGCCTCACCGAAAAACATGGTTTAGAGAGAATCAAGACTATTAACGATGCTTATATGGTAGTTGGCGGCTTGCACACACCCCACCAAGATTGTGCTAAAGCGATCGCTATTATGGCACTGGATATGCAAACTGCGATCGCTCTTTTCAATACTGAGAATAACCAAAACTTCAGCATCCGTATCGGCATCCATAGCAGTTCCGTAGTGGCAGAAGAAATCGATCTAAACGAGTCGTCTACTTGCGATCTCTGGAGAGACACACTAAGCATCGCTAGCTGTATGGAATCCCAAGGTATTGCTGGTAAAATCCAGGTAACAGAAGATATTTATAAATCCTTGTGTAATGAATTTTTATTTGAAAAACGGGGTGAAATCAAAGTTAAAGGCAAAGAGAAGATGACAACTTATTTATTAATTGGACGCAAGGCATGA
- a CDS encoding HAD family hydrolase, which produces MLISAILFDLDGTLTDPKLGITSCIQYALSELGYRPPDADELHWCIGPPLKDSFSQLLNTLDGTVIEQAILLYRHRFATIGLFENSLYPQIPEVLKVIRSAGYQTFVATSKPYIYATQIIEYFDLSLLFDGVYGSELDGTRSIKGDLIHHILLTEKLLPSTVVMVGDRSHDIIGAKRHHIASIGVIYGYGTEEELKAHGADLIAHSPNDILRLIIRNS; this is translated from the coding sequence ATGCTTATCTCCGCTATTCTTTTTGATCTTGACGGGACTTTGACAGATCCTAAGCTTGGCATTACTAGTTGCATTCAGTATGCGCTCTCTGAACTCGGTTACAGACCACCGGATGCTGATGAATTACATTGGTGTATTGGCCCACCACTGAAAGATAGCTTTTCGCAATTACTCAATACCTTGGATGGCACAGTAATTGAACAGGCGATTTTACTTTATCGTCATCGTTTTGCAACAATTGGATTATTTGAAAACTCCCTTTATCCCCAAATTCCAGAAGTTTTAAAAGTTATTCGTTCTGCTGGCTATCAAACCTTTGTTGCGACTTCTAAACCATATATTTATGCGACGCAAATTATTGAATATTTTGATTTATCGTTGCTTTTCGATGGTGTTTATGGTAGTGAACTTGATGGAACGCGGAGCATAAAAGGTGACTTAATTCACCATATTTTATTAACAGAAAAACTTTTACCTTCTACTGTGGTGATGGTAGGCGATCGCTCACATGACATCATTGGAGCCAAGCGCCATCACATCGCTTCAATAGGCGTCATCTATGGCTATGGAACTGAGGAGGAATTGAAAGCTCATGGTGCTGACTTGATTGCCCATTCTCCAAATGATATTCTCAGACTTATAATTCGTAATTCGTAA
- a CDS encoding GNAT family N-acetyltransferase, which translates to MLKIIQVDTDEHKPHIQEVFWEYFHETKLKFSDQFGINLDVNTFFEQYMTQLHEFLPPSGRLLLGEYESKIAGCACLRKIGEDVGEIKRMYVKPEFRRKGIGRYLLEAIINEAAYIGYSKIHLDSAPFAKEAQALYRLFGFHDIKPYLEKTEIPLEYRVNWVFMELVLK; encoded by the coding sequence TTGCTTAAAATTATCCAGGTAGACACTGACGAACATAAACCTCATATACAGGAAGTATTTTGGGAATATTTTCATGAGACTAAGTTGAAATTCAGCGATCAATTCGGTATCAATTTAGATGTTAATACATTCTTTGAGCAATATATGACTCAACTGCACGAATTTCTACCCCCTTCAGGACGCTTGCTTTTAGGAGAATACGAGTCAAAAATAGCTGGCTGCGCTTGCTTGCGAAAGATTGGGGAAGATGTTGGCGAAATTAAAAGAATGTATGTAAAACCAGAATTTCGTAGAAAAGGAATCGGTCGGTATTTATTAGAAGCTATCATCAATGAAGCTGCCTACATTGGTTACTCAAAGATACATTTAGACAGCGCACCTTTTGCCAAAGAAGCACAAGCACTTTATCGTCTATTTGGCTTTCATGATATCAAGCCGTATTTGGAAAAAACAGAGATTCCTTTAGAATATCGAGTAAACTGGGTTTTTATGGAATTAGTTTTAAAATGA
- a CDS encoding helix-turn-helix domain-containing protein: MNWTAQTVREVLHRWEKQGLEGLWEKAGRGGKSRWAEADMAFLEKCLEQEPRTYNSVQLAQKLEQERSVKLSPDRFWQVLKKRGSFGSEL; this comes from the coding sequence TTGAACTGGACTGCCCAAACAGTAAGAGAAGTTTTGCATAGATGGGAAAAACAAGGTCTAGAAGGACTGTGGGAGAAAGCAGGGCGGGGAGGAAAATCAAGGTGGGCGGAAGCTGACATGGCGTTCTTAGAAAAATGCTTGGAGCAAGAACCACGTACATATAATAGTGTTCAATTAGCCCAAAAATTAGAGCAAGAACGCTCCGTGAAATTGAGTCCTGATAGGTTTTGGCAGGTACTCAAAAAAAGGGGGTCATTTGGAAGCGAACTTTGA
- a CDS encoding sulfite exporter TauE/SafE family protein: protein MPPSLTFIHSLLLFSTAFIAGGLNAVAGGGSFITFPTLIFTGVAPITANATNNTAIWVAALASAGAYRQDLGIERRDFVLLCGVSLVGGMIGSIALLYTSPDIFKKLIPYLLLLATVVFTFGEPFKKWLQRRNQNTSPESVPLFNLVLAQLAIAIYGGFFGAGLGILMLATLTFLGIKSIHKMNAFKTFLGSCINGIAIVPFIFAGVIAWHQAILMAVGGSLGGYLSAHYARKLEPHLIRKFVMIVAFSMTAYFFIHG from the coding sequence ATGCCGCCATCATTAACGTTTATCCATAGCTTACTTCTGTTTAGTACTGCTTTTATTGCAGGTGGGTTAAACGCTGTAGCGGGTGGTGGAAGTTTTATCACATTTCCAACTCTCATCTTTACAGGTGTAGCCCCGATCACAGCTAACGCCACCAATAATACTGCAATTTGGGTGGCAGCTCTCGCCAGTGCTGGAGCATATCGTCAAGATTTGGGCATCGAGCGGCGAGATTTTGTACTTCTATGTGGCGTCAGTTTAGTTGGTGGCATGATTGGCTCCATCGCCTTGTTGTATACATCGCCAGATATCTTTAAAAAGCTGATTCCCTATCTATTGCTGCTAGCAACAGTTGTGTTTACCTTTGGCGAACCGTTCAAAAAGTGGTTGCAGCGTCGAAACCAGAATACATCACCGGAATCTGTACCCTTGTTTAATTTGGTACTGGCTCAACTAGCGATCGCCATCTATGGCGGTTTCTTTGGCGCAGGTTTAGGGATTTTAATGCTGGCAACTCTGACCTTTTTAGGTATCAAAAGTATCCACAAAATGAATGCTTTCAAGACATTTTTAGGGAGTTGTATCAATGGTATTGCGATCGTTCCATTTATTTTTGCAGGTGTGATTGCTTGGCATCAAGCTATTTTGATGGCAGTCGGTGGCTCTCTTGGTGGTTACTTAAGCGCCCATTATGCTCGTAAACTTGAACCGCACTTAATTCGGAAATTTGTCATGATTGTTGCCTTCAGCATGACTGCCTACTTTTTTATTCACGGTTAA
- a CDS encoding O-methyltransferase, with translation MTTYPIASSPSLVQQAESLAAQLEFTQSSLPEVGRLLHVLTSHITQGQIGEIGSGCGVGAAWIVSALHPDSTLITIESDRDRAKVVQQLFADKSNVRALQGDWRDLLTYAPFDLLFADGGKAKLTEPQTLITALKPGGFILLDDLTPEEYWPPEWHGRTDPIREFWLKDPRIAATEIRVTAKNSVIIATRIQ, from the coding sequence ATGACAACCTATCCCATCGCCTCTAGTCCATCATTAGTGCAGCAGGCCGAATCTCTAGCTGCACAACTTGAGTTTACCCAATCTTCACTCCCAGAAGTTGGTCGTCTGTTGCACGTCCTCACCAGCCATATCACACAGGGTCAAATTGGCGAGATTGGTAGCGGGTGTGGGGTTGGTGCAGCGTGGATTGTGAGCGCATTACACCCAGATAGTACATTGATTACGATTGAGAGCGATCGCGATCGAGCCAAAGTTGTGCAACAGCTATTTGCAGATAAGTCTAATGTCCGCGCACTTCAAGGCGACTGGCGCGATTTACTGACTTATGCTCCCTTTGATTTGTTATTTGCCGATGGCGGAAAGGCAAAACTTACAGAACCTCAAACATTGATAACTGCTCTCAAACCCGGAGGCTTCATCTTACTAGACGATCTCACACCAGAAGAATACTGGCCACCAGAATGGCATGGACGCACAGATCCAATCAGGGAATTTTGGCTCAAAGATCCTCGGATTGCTGCCACAGAAATCCGCGTGACCGCAAAAAATTCAGTAATTATAGCAACACGAATTCAATGA
- a CDS encoding NUDIX hydrolase codes for MENSFDWIVLKSRYIVKDRWISVRSDTCQMPNGTIVDPYYVLEYPTWVNVVALTKNQEVVLVEQYRHGLKKTILELPSGAVEAEDILPLEAAKRELLEETGYTSNNFIETGILSPNPANHSNLTHCFLATDVERVADLKLDVTEQIDVVLLPLKNLIELIDNGRFLQTLHISSLFFALKKLEKL; via the coding sequence ATGGAAAATTCATTTGATTGGATTGTATTAAAATCTAGGTACATAGTAAAAGACAGATGGATTTCAGTACGTTCTGATACTTGCCAAATGCCTAATGGAACAATAGTTGACCCTTATTATGTTCTGGAATATCCAACGTGGGTTAATGTTGTAGCTTTAACCAAAAATCAGGAGGTTGTCTTAGTAGAGCAATATCGCCACGGTTTGAAAAAAACAATTTTAGAATTGCCCAGCGGTGCTGTAGAAGCAGAAGATATTTTACCATTAGAAGCTGCAAAGCGCGAATTATTAGAAGAGACTGGTTACACTAGCAATAATTTTATTGAAACTGGTATATTATCACCAAACCCAGCTAATCATAGCAATTTAACCCATTGTTTTTTAGCAACAGATGTAGAACGTGTGGCTGATTTAAAGTTAGATGTTACAGAACAGATTGATGTCGTTTTGTTGCCACTAAAGAATTTAATCGAACTTATTGACAATGGTAGATTTCTGCAAACATTACATATTAGTTCATTATTTTTTGCTCTCAAAAAACTTGAGAAATTGTAA
- a CDS encoding DUF4347 domain-containing protein, with protein sequence MSLNPIISSASTLAYTNSSTVQILFIDPFVSDAEILIKGTLRSVETIILSAQRDGVEQITKVLKQRQNVQTVHIVSHGAPGCLYLGNSQLSLDTLKDYAPQLQGCSRENLNLVLYGCNVAAGDAGEEFLHKLHSLTGAKIAASATKTGNAALGGNWDLEVSVGEITPQLAFNHQAIANYPGILGSTVPFDVSSVLNVDVIVNRPEGVTDTNQTPIDGANYALITQSFATFANSTLGNGLPDDGFFGATNFNPDIQLSYRNSDNGNNARLITTSTGSFTFNVSSGQYAYVHLALNSTEARSNVRFTLNYSDGTTQTTNSQTIPDWYEEITPSTTLYYLIDGLDRSKADGTGFENSNDAAIFGLRLSADTTKTLESITVEKTASAGYLAFFGATGELNTPPSLQNAIADQTAQKDTAFSFTFGADTFSDADTEDILTYTATLENDELLPTWLNFNPTTNTFSGTPTNQDVGSLNIKVTATDSAGATATDVFTLTTVALETPTIPTVQFPLLTNITADIFSVKTNTNNQGDKGKLSIKIKNNTSDKVNELGVFTVDDEEGRINGIAPGTQGYTQAALSRSRVILSTLANLPNGFNPTDLINILEFDSDTKLRFYLVSDSTTQAILSRKTSLSNVSFSSKITNNTQQEEGFSLNFQNLVIDIQPTNEETSLGTALQGKYQGELIDLRSVTEPITGEFIVNREAIYNNYVGFYKIADENGGIDTNGDGQADILVGQAGYTQAAVRSRVVGIDLTVNNQATVNYTGTFESGSLFAPFIIVNAKPDAIENGNANTDVYFSFLGANSDKVDHIRLLGNNSFGFEDLVNGGDKDYNDMIVQVKLTNNIV encoded by the coding sequence ATGTCTTTGAATCCTATAATCAGCAGTGCATCTACTCTGGCATATACAAATAGCTCTACAGTACAAATCCTGTTTATCGATCCTTTTGTCAGTGACGCAGAAATTCTTATCAAAGGAACTTTAAGAAGCGTTGAAACTATTATTCTGTCAGCACAACGAGACGGTGTAGAGCAAATTACAAAAGTATTAAAACAACGCCAAAATGTACAGACAGTTCACATTGTTTCTCACGGTGCGCCAGGATGTCTTTATTTAGGTAATAGCCAACTGAGCCTTGATACCTTAAAAGATTATGCGCCCCAGTTACAGGGATGTTCAAGAGAAAATCTCAATTTAGTTTTATACGGTTGTAATGTTGCTGCTGGTGATGCGGGAGAGGAATTTCTCCACAAACTACATTCCTTAACCGGTGCTAAAATTGCCGCTTCCGCCACAAAAACGGGTAATGCAGCGTTAGGAGGAAATTGGGATTTAGAAGTGAGTGTGGGTGAGATTACACCCCAACTGGCTTTTAATCATCAAGCAATAGCAAATTATCCAGGTATATTAGGCTCCACAGTACCATTTGATGTCTCATCAGTATTAAATGTTGATGTCATTGTTAACCGTCCCGAAGGAGTCACTGACACCAACCAAACGCCGATTGATGGAGCCAACTATGCTTTAATAACTCAATCCTTCGCTACTTTTGCTAATAGTACTTTGGGTAATGGACTCCCAGATGACGGATTTTTTGGGGCTACTAATTTTAATCCAGATATTCAACTCAGTTATAGAAACAGTGACAACGGTAATAATGCTCGTCTAATTACAACTTCCACTGGGAGTTTTACGTTTAATGTTTCGAGCGGTCAGTATGCTTATGTGCATCTGGCCTTAAATTCAACGGAAGCAAGGAGTAATGTCCGCTTCACCTTGAACTATAGTGATGGTACAACCCAAACAACTAATAGCCAAACGATTCCAGACTGGTATGAGGAAATTACCCCATCAACAACGCTCTACTATTTAATTGATGGCTTAGACCGCAGTAAGGCTGATGGGACTGGCTTTGAAAATAGTAATGATGCGGCGATATTTGGGTTAAGGTTGTCAGCGGATACAACTAAGACACTTGAAAGTATCACAGTTGAGAAAACAGCTTCGGCTGGGTATTTAGCCTTTTTCGGGGCGACGGGAGAGTTAAATACTCCACCCAGTTTACAAAATGCGATCGCCGATCAGACAGCTCAAAAAGATACAGCTTTCAGCTTTACTTTTGGTGCTGATACCTTCAGTGATGCAGATACCGAAGACATCCTCACCTACACTGCAACTCTGGAAAATGATGAATTACTGCCCACTTGGTTGAACTTCAATCCGACTACCAATACCTTCAGTGGCACTCCTACGAATCAGGATGTAGGTAGTCTCAACATCAAAGTTACCGCTACAGATAGTGCTGGAGCTACGGCCACTGATGTGTTTACACTCACGACGGTTGCCCTGGAGACTCCTACAATTCCTACTGTCCAGTTTCCCCTGTTGACAAATATTACAGCGGATATCTTTAGTGTCAAGACTAACACGAACAATCAAGGTGATAAAGGAAAACTTTCAATCAAGATTAAAAACAATACCTCTGACAAGGTAAATGAACTGGGTGTATTTACCGTTGACGATGAAGAAGGTAGAATTAATGGCATAGCTCCTGGCACACAAGGCTATACGCAAGCGGCTCTTTCGCGTTCAAGGGTGATTTTGTCCACCCTTGCCAATCTACCTAATGGTTTCAATCCCACAGACCTGATAAATATATTAGAATTTGACTCTGATACCAAACTGAGATTTTATCTGGTATCCGACAGCACTACTCAAGCTATACTGTCCAGAAAAACCTCTTTGTCAAATGTCTCCTTTTCCTCAAAAATAACTAACAATACCCAACAAGAAGAAGGGTTTTCTCTTAACTTCCAAAATTTGGTTATAGATATTCAGCCAACCAATGAAGAGACATCTTTAGGCACTGCTCTGCAAGGTAAATATCAAGGCGAACTGATTGATTTACGGAGTGTAACAGAACCAATAACAGGTGAATTTATAGTCAATAGAGAAGCAATATATAACAACTATGTTGGCTTCTATAAAATCGCTGATGAAAATGGTGGAATTGACACTAACGGTGATGGACAGGCTGACATTCTTGTTGGACAAGCTGGTTACACTCAAGCTGCTGTGCGTAGCCGTGTTGTGGGAATTGATTTGACTGTGAACAATCAAGCTACAGTAAATTACACTGGCACTTTCGAGAGTGGTTCTTTGTTTGCACCATTTATTATTGTTAATGCTAAACCCGATGCCATTGAGAATGGTAATGCGAATACAGATGTTTACTTCTCATTCTTAGGTGCTAACTCAGATAAAGTAGATCATATTCGACTGTTGGGAAATAACAGTTTTGGTTTTGAAGATTTAGTAAATGGTGGTGACAAAGATTACAACGATATGATTGTGCAAGTCAAATTAACAAACAATATCGTGTAA